TCACTTGATCTCCACGACAGCGCCCACCGCCTCCAGCTTTGCCTTGGCGTCCTGGGCCACTTCCTTGCTGACGCCCTCGAGGACCGGTTTGGGGGCGGCCTCGACCAGATCCTTGGCCTCCTTGAGGCCCAGGTTGGTCAGCTGGCGCACCACCTTGATCACCTCGATCTTCTTCGGCCCGACCTCCTTGAGGATGACATCGAACTCCGTCTTCTCCTCAACAGCCGGGGCCGCGGCCGGGGCGCCGGGGGCCGCCGCGGGGATAGCGGCAGCAACAGCGACAGGGGCTGCCGCCTTCACCCCCCAGCGCTCCTCCAGCAACTTCACGAGCTCCACGGCTTCCAGCAAGGTCAGGTTGCTTAACTCCTCAACCAGCTTCTGAAGATCCGCCATGGGGAAATCACCTCCAGAGGATTTAAGCGGTTTGGGAAGCCTCTTTCAGCTGATCGGCCCGCGCCTGCAGCACGCCAACGACCTGCTGCAGAACTGCGGTCAGCACGCCGGCCAGCTGGGCAGCCGGGGCCTGGATCGCCCCCAGGACCTGGCCCAGCACCACTGGGCGCGGCGGCAATTCGGAAAGCGCCTTCACATCCTCGGGGCGCAGCCGGCGCCCGTCCAGCAGCCCGCCCTTGATCTTGAGGATCTTGTTCTCTTCAGCGAACTCCAGCAGGGCTTTAGCGACCGCCGAAGGATCCTCCAGGCAAAAGGCGGCTGCCGTAGGACCCTCCAGCAGATCTTCCGGAACCGTCCACCCGGCCTGCCGCAGGGCAATACGAAGCAACGTGTTCTTTGTGACATGGAATGCCCCGCCGGACTTTTTCACCTTCTGGCGAAGCCGATACATGCCCTGCGCATCCAGCCCCTGGTAGTCCGCAAGGATCAGGGCCTGGCTGCGGGAGAGCAACTCCCGATACTGCGCGATCATCTGTTCCTTCTCAGCGCGCGTAAACGGCAAGCCCCACCTCCTCGACCAGGTTAAAAGTCACGCAACCGGTTTTCCGGGGCTGGGCATGGCCCTCGCCCTCGGAATTCAAGCCCCAGTGTGCAAAAACCGTGCGCCCCTGCCTGTGCAGACAGGGGCGCACGGACCTTCCCCTCGCCGATCTTCCGATCGACAAGGAAGGGTTCGCTCCGCGCCCTGCCTCGACAGGCGGGGCTCTGCCCCTTTAAGCGAAAGCGCACCTGACTTCACCGGCAGGGTTTAATCTAAGAATACCAGAAGCTCGCTTGGCGCTGATCTCCCTCCTCTTCGCAACCGCACAGACTCAATCAAGCGGCGATTTCCAGCGATTGGGCCGCCACCGGATCCACCTTGATGCCGGGCCCCATGGTCGCGCTGACCACAACCTTTCGGATATAAGGCCCCTTCAGCCCGGAGGGCCGGGCTTTCTTCACCGCGTCCATCAGGGCTGCGAAATTCTCCAGCAATTGATCCACCGAGAAACTGACCTTGCCGATGGGCACATGGAGATTAGCGGTCTTATCCACCCGGAACTCCACCCGGCCCGCCTTCGCCTCCCGGATCGCCCGCGGGAGATCCTCGGGATTCACCACCGTGCCCGCGCGAGGGTTCGGCATCAGCCCGCGGGGACCCAGGATCCGCCCCAACCGGCCGACTTTCGGCATCATATCCGGCGTCGCAATGGCTACATCGAAGTCCGTCCATCCCTCCTGAATCCGTTTGATTCCCTCATCATCGCTGATGACATAATCCGCGCCGGCCTCCTGGGCAATCCGCGCGGCCTCCCCCGCCGCGAACACCAGGACACGGACCCGCTTGCCCAGCCCGTGGGGGAGAACAACCACCCCCCGCACTTGCTGATCCGCATGGCGAGGATCCACCCCCAGGCGCATATGCACCTCGACCGTTCCATCGAATCGGGTGTAGCTGGTCTCCTTGACCAGCTCCAGCGCCTCGCGGGGAGAATAGAGGCGCTCCCGATCCACCTTCTTCAAGGCCTCCAGATATTTCTTCCCTCGCTCGCCCATGTTTGAACCTCCTGTGGTGCATACGGGCCCTTCCGGCCCTCCCACGGCTTCACCCACAAAGGATTTATATATCTTCCGGGAGGCGTAACTCCTAATCCACAATCTGGATCCCCATGCTACGGGCCGTGCCGGCGATCATCCGCATCGCCGCCTCAATGTCCTCCGTGTTCAGATCCTTCATTTTAAGCTCCGCGATCTCCCGGAGCTGCTGCCGGGTGATCCGGCCGACGATCTGCCGGTTCGGCTCCGAGGAGCCCTTCTCAATGCCGGCCGCCCGGCGGAGAAGGTCAGACACCGGTGGAGTCTTGAGCTCCATTGTAAAGGAGCCATCCGTGTAGATCGTGACCTCCACCGGCACGATCTGGCCGGCCATGTGCGCCGTGCGGGCGTTGTATTCCTTGCAAAACGCCATCACGTTGACTCCATGAGGGGCCAGAGTCGGCCCAATGGGCGGTGCCGGGTTCGCCTTGCCTGCTTCGATCTGCAGTTTGATAACCGCCTTGACCTTCTTGGCCATAGATGATCCCCTCTGTCTATAATATTCTTGATTTCAGCTAAATTTTCTCCACCTGGGTAAAGTCCAGCTCCACGGGCGTTTCCCGCCCGAAGAAAGAGACGAGAACTCGAATCTTCGCTTTATCCGGATCGATTTCATCCACGATTCCCACGAAATCCGCAAAAGGCCCTTCAGTGATCCGAACCTTCTGCCCGGGCTTGAAGGTGACGCGGATTCGTGGAGCCTTGCTCTCCATGCGTTTGAAAATCGCCTGGACCTCCTCCGGGCGTAGCGGAGTGGGTTGGTTGCCCATTCCGACGAAACCGGTGACCCCGGGCGTGAATCGGACCACTGCCCATGAGTCCTCATCCATGATCATCTCTACCAGGATATAGCCCGGGTAAATTCGCCGTCGAACGGGCCGCTTCTTCCCTTCCCGGATCTCGATCTCTTCCTCCTCTGGAACCACAATGTTGAAGATCTTGTGCTGCATACCCAGGGAAGCAATCCGCTGCTCCAGGCTGTGCTTCACCTTGTGCTCCGAGCCCGCATAACAGTGAACAATATACCAAGCCCGTTCCCGTGAGGCCACCAACCGGCCTTCCCCTTCCACCTCGGAAGCCGCCGCGCTCTCCTCTCCTTCTTTTGTCTCGCTGGTTGGCATCTCGGCAGTTCCCGTGACCTCCAGCTCACGCAGCAACTCCTCCAAAGGTTCCTCGTCTACTTCGAAGGATTCCGGAGATGCAAACCGCTCTTCCTCCCCGTTCATAGCTCTCCCTTTTTCCGAAAGATAGATGTAGAGAATCAGCCTCAAACTCAGCGGGACTCCACAAACCGACGGCGGAACTCCGAACCCGCTCTTCCCCAGATCTCACCGCAAAACAGGGCTGGGCGGGACATCTTCCACACCCCGCCCAGCCCCGCCTGTCCTTCATTAGCAAAAACGATTGGGGTCAGGAAAAGGCCCCAGCAGAAAGCCGGGGGAGACCGCTGCGCAATCCCCTTTTCAATGTTTTCAATCCCGGGTTAAAGCATAAACCAGCGCGCCCAGACCCCCCAGACTGCCCACGATGGCAATGCCTAACCGGAGAGGATCTTGGGGTGTGGTGAAAATCCCCCCAAACAGCCAGAAGAAGAAATAATCCACCAACCCCAGGAGGATCGACATCCCTATAGTGACCGCCAGAACCACCCCGGTCAGACGATACAGCTCCTGCCGGTCTGGCCAGCGGACCTTCTTGAGCTCCCCCTGAACCTCTCGCAGATATCGAAGGGGGGCCCACTCGCCTCGCAGGAATCGCCGGGTCTCTGCCGCCTTCGCCACAGGATGTCCACTCCTTTTGCTCACCGGGTTGCCACGCCATTCCCCCGACTGCCCGGAATCAGATCGAGCACTACCGGGGACGCAGCGGACTTCTCTCCCATGAACTTGGAGCCCACTGCGCCTACCTCAACACAAACTGGGACACCGCATTGCGGTGTCCCAGGGTCATCCCAGGCAGGCCGGCCAGGACTCGAACCTGGAACCTGCGGATTTGGAGTCCGCTGCTCTGCCTATTGAGCTACCGGCCTGCACCTTTGAGAGATCCAGGAAACCTACTTGGTTTCCCGGTGCAAAGTATGCTTACGACATCGTGGACAATATTTACGAAGCTCCAGACGATTTGGGTCGTTGTTCCGATTCTTCTGGGTTGTGTAATTCCGCCCCTTGCATTCTGTGCATGCCAACGTAATTACGATCCTAACCTCTTTCGCCATAGCCGCCTCAACCGTATGCTCAGGATAGAAGAGGATATACGGCTCGAGAGGCAAGGGAGGACGGCCGGGCTTGCCCCCACCCGCCTCTTCTTTTTAACTTTACCAGAACCTCGCCCTTCTGTCCAGCCTGGGAGAATACACGGTTC
The genomic region above belongs to Thermoflexus sp. and contains:
- the rplL gene encoding 50S ribosomal protein L7/L12, which produces MADLQKLVEELSNLTLLEAVELVKLLEERWGVKAAAPVAVAAAIPAAAPGAPAAAPAVEEKTEFDVILKEVGPKKIEVIKVVRQLTNLGLKEAKDLVEAAPKPVLEGVSKEVAQDAKAKLEAVGAVVEIK
- the rplJ gene encoding 50S ribosomal protein L10 is translated as MPFTRAEKEQMIAQYRELLSRSQALILADYQGLDAQGMYRLRQKVKKSGGAFHVTKNTLLRIALRQAGWTVPEDLLEGPTAAAFCLEDPSAVAKALLEFAEENKILKIKGGLLDGRRLRPEDVKALSELPPRPVVLGQVLGAIQAPAAQLAGVLTAVLQQVVGVLQARADQLKEASQTA
- the rplA gene encoding 50S ribosomal protein L1 yields the protein MGERGKKYLEALKKVDRERLYSPREALELVKETSYTRFDGTVEVHMRLGVDPRHADQQVRGVVVLPHGLGKRVRVLVFAAGEAARIAQEAGADYVISDDEGIKRIQEGWTDFDVAIATPDMMPKVGRLGRILGPRGLMPNPRAGTVVNPEDLPRAIREAKAGRVEFRVDKTANLHVPIGKVSFSVDQLLENFAALMDAVKKARPSGLKGPYIRKVVVSATMGPGIKVDPVAAQSLEIAA
- the rplK gene encoding 50S ribosomal protein L11, coding for MAKKVKAVIKLQIEAGKANPAPPIGPTLAPHGVNVMAFCKEYNARTAHMAGQIVPVEVTIYTDGSFTMELKTPPVSDLLRRAAGIEKGSSEPNRQIVGRITRQQLREIAELKMKDLNTEDIEAAMRMIAGTARSMGIQIVD
- the nusG gene encoding transcription termination/antitermination protein NusG, yielding MEELLRELEVTGTAEMPTSETKEGEESAAASEVEGEGRLVASRERAWYIVHCYAGSEHKVKHSLEQRIASLGMQHKIFNIVVPEEEEIEIREGKKRPVRRRIYPGYILVEMIMDEDSWAVVRFTPGVTGFVGMGNQPTPLRPEEVQAIFKRMESKAPRIRVTFKPGQKVRITEGPFADFVGIVDEIDPDKAKIRVLVSFFGRETPVELDFTQVEKI
- the secE gene encoding preprotein translocase subunit SecE, with protein sequence MAKAAETRRFLRGEWAPLRYLREVQGELKKVRWPDRQELYRLTGVVLAVTIGMSILLGLVDYFFFWLFGGIFTTPQDPLRLGIAIVGSLGGLGALVYALTRD
- the rpmG gene encoding 50S ribosomal protein L33, encoding MAKEVRIVITLACTECKGRNYTTQKNRNNDPNRLELRKYCPRCRKHTLHRETK